A genomic region of Desulfotomaculum sp. contains the following coding sequences:
- a CDS encoding AraC family transcriptional regulator — translation MKIELKTIEEKQIAYIAQTGPAEEMGIPFGEILTWVMKKGLRMAGPPLSIYPNPEKVAPEEMEYEAGVPVVGEVGEEGRIRIKKVPAQQVLATIHKGPYKEIEPVYKALMEYIMKNGYEVVGAPMEIYINDPGEVSENELLTEVQFPVRKK, via the coding sequence ATGAAAATAGAATTAAAAACAATCGAAGAAAAACAAATAGCCTATATTGCTCAGACAGGCCCGGCGGAAGAAATGGGCATACCGTTCGGAGAAATCTTAACGTGGGTGATGAAGAAAGGTCTGCGGATGGCTGGGCCGCCACTTTCCATCTACCCCAACCCGGAAAAAGTAGCCCCGGAAGAAATGGAGTATGAGGCAGGAGTACCAGTTGTTGGAGAAGTCGGGGAAGAAGGCCGGATAAGAATCAAGAAGGTCCCTGCGCAACAAGTTCTTGCCACCATCCATAAAGGTCCCTACAAAGAAATAGAACCGGTGTATAAAGCTTTAATGGAATATATTATGAAAAACGGTTACGAGGTAGTTGGAGCGCCTATGGAAATATATATAAACGATCCTGGGGAAGTCTCCGAGAACGAATTGCTGACCGAGGTGCAATTCCCGGTGCGGAAAAAATAA